A section of the Eublepharis macularius isolate TG4126 chromosome 1, MPM_Emac_v1.0, whole genome shotgun sequence genome encodes:
- the GPATCH11 gene encoding G patch domain-containing protein 11 isoform X1 yields the protein MPMLRRVKETFKKEEKQKEANQKNRQKSIKEQEQEQRDSALKIALGNENKGFAMLQKMGYKSGQPLGKSGEGIIEPIPLNMNKGRSGLGHEEVKKRKVEENLENYKRKLHMQKQVEKQATNLFKMRMKTKQEELQVKRDLEKSQKACQQLDMQKGFELPREAWFWLRPSGEKDDVEKQEEEEEEEEDDLSASDKLQTLTAYLRDKYLYCIWCGTAYEEVGLLSHFPPNLTTWYMKVWDHLIMEKLTDRMQLRMNPAKSSDFYEKWFPFLDFLSKENLLVTRLPYYEIVNPEI from the exons ATGCCCATGCTGAGACGTGtaaaagaaacttttaaaaaagaagagaaacaaaaagaagccaaccaaaaaaacagacaaaagagtataaaagaacaagaacaagagcAACGTGATAGtgctttaaaaattgctttgggaAATGAGAATAAAGGCTTTGCTATGCTTCAGAAGATGGGGTACAAAAGTGGTCAGCCTCTAGGCAAGAGTG GAGAAGGGATTATTGAGCCTATTCCTTTGAACATGAACAAAG GTAGAAGCGGGCTTGGGCATGAAGAAGTTAAAAAACGAAAAGTTGAAGAGAATCTGGAAAACTACAAAAGAAAACTTCATATGCAAAAACAAGTAGAGAAGCAGGCCACCAACCTTTTCAA AATGAGAATGAAGACCAAGCAAGAGGAATTGCAAGTAAAACGGGACCTGGAGAAAAGTCAGAAAGCCTGTCAGCAGTTAGATATGCAGAAA GGCTTTGAACTTCCCAGAGAGGCTTGGTTCTGGTTAAGACCAAGCGGGGAGAAAGATGATGTGGagaaacaggaggaggaggaggaagaggaagaagatgaCTTAAGT GCATCAGATAAATTACAAACTTTGACAGCATATTTAAGAGACAAGTATCTGTACTGCATCTGGTGTGGAACAGCCTACGAAG AAGTTGGCCTCTTGTCGCATTTTCCCCCAAACCTTACTACGTGGTATATGAAGGTATGGGACCATTTGATCATGGAGAAGTTAACAGACAGGATGCAGTTACGAATGAATCCAGCCAAATCTTCAGATTTTTACGAGAAGTGGTTTCCTTTCCTAGATTTCCTCTCTAAGGAAAATCTACTCGTTACAAGGCTACCGTATTATGAGATCGTTAATCCGGAAATTTAA
- the GPATCH11 gene encoding G patch domain-containing protein 11 isoform X3 gives MEDTEEDYMSDSFVNVHQDVRPGMPMLRRVKETFKKEEKQKEANQKNRQKSIKEQEQEQRDSALKIALGNENKGFAMLQKMGYKSGQPLGKSGEGIIEPIPLNMNKGRSGLGHEEVKKRKVEENLENYKRKLHMQKQVEKQATNLFKMRMKTKQEELQVKRDLEKSQKACQQLDMQKGFELPREAWFWLRPSGEKDDVEKQEEEEEEEEDDLSASDKLQTLTAYLRDKYLYCIWCGTAYEDQDDLSSNCPGDTFEDHE, from the exons ATGGAGGATACAGAAGAGGACTACATGTCTGATTCCTTTGTTAATGTACA TCAGGATGTCAGGCCAGGAATGCCCATGCTGAGACGTGtaaaagaaacttttaaaaaagaagagaaacaaaaagaagccaaccaaaaaaacagacaaaagagtataaaagaacaagaacaagagcAACGTGATAGtgctttaaaaattgctttgggaAATGAGAATAAAGGCTTTGCTATGCTTCAGAAGATGGGGTACAAAAGTGGTCAGCCTCTAGGCAAGAGTG GAGAAGGGATTATTGAGCCTATTCCTTTGAACATGAACAAAG GTAGAAGCGGGCTTGGGCATGAAGAAGTTAAAAAACGAAAAGTTGAAGAGAATCTGGAAAACTACAAAAGAAAACTTCATATGCAAAAACAAGTAGAGAAGCAGGCCACCAACCTTTTCAA AATGAGAATGAAGACCAAGCAAGAGGAATTGCAAGTAAAACGGGACCTGGAGAAAAGTCAGAAAGCCTGTCAGCAGTTAGATATGCAGAAA GGCTTTGAACTTCCCAGAGAGGCTTGGTTCTGGTTAAGACCAAGCGGGGAGAAAGATGATGTGGagaaacaggaggaggaggaggaagaggaagaagatgaCTTAAGT GCATCAGATAAATTACAAACTTTGACAGCATATTTAAGAGACAAGTATCTGTACTGCATCTGGTGTGGAACAGCCTACGAAG ATCAAGATGATTTATCTTCAAACTGCCCAGGAGACACTTTTGAAGATCATGAATAA
- the GPATCH11 gene encoding G patch domain-containing protein 11 isoform X2 has translation MEDTEEDYMSDSFVNVHQDVRPGMPMLRRVKETFKKEEKQKEANQKNRQKSIKEQEQEQRDSALKIALGNENKGFAMLQKMGYKSGQPLGKSGEGIIEPIPLNMNKGRSGLGHEEVKKRKVEENLENYKRKLHMQKQVEKQATNLFKMRMKTKQEELQVKRDLEKSQKACQQLDMQKGFELPREAWFWLRPSGEKDDVEKQEEEEEEEEDDLSASDKLQTLTAYLRDKYLYCIWCGTAYEEVGLLSHFPPNLTTWYMKVWDHLIMEKLTDRMQLRMNPAKSSDFYEKWFPFLDFLSKENLLVTRLPYYEIVNPEI, from the exons ATGGAGGATACAGAAGAGGACTACATGTCTGATTCCTTTGTTAATGTACA TCAGGATGTCAGGCCAGGAATGCCCATGCTGAGACGTGtaaaagaaacttttaaaaaagaagagaaacaaaaagaagccaaccaaaaaaacagacaaaagagtataaaagaacaagaacaagagcAACGTGATAGtgctttaaaaattgctttgggaAATGAGAATAAAGGCTTTGCTATGCTTCAGAAGATGGGGTACAAAAGTGGTCAGCCTCTAGGCAAGAGTG GAGAAGGGATTATTGAGCCTATTCCTTTGAACATGAACAAAG GTAGAAGCGGGCTTGGGCATGAAGAAGTTAAAAAACGAAAAGTTGAAGAGAATCTGGAAAACTACAAAAGAAAACTTCATATGCAAAAACAAGTAGAGAAGCAGGCCACCAACCTTTTCAA AATGAGAATGAAGACCAAGCAAGAGGAATTGCAAGTAAAACGGGACCTGGAGAAAAGTCAGAAAGCCTGTCAGCAGTTAGATATGCAGAAA GGCTTTGAACTTCCCAGAGAGGCTTGGTTCTGGTTAAGACCAAGCGGGGAGAAAGATGATGTGGagaaacaggaggaggaggaggaagaggaagaagatgaCTTAAGT GCATCAGATAAATTACAAACTTTGACAGCATATTTAAGAGACAAGTATCTGTACTGCATCTGGTGTGGAACAGCCTACGAAG AAGTTGGCCTCTTGTCGCATTTTCCCCCAAACCTTACTACGTGGTATATGAAGGTATGGGACCATTTGATCATGGAGAAGTTAACAGACAGGATGCAGTTACGAATGAATCCAGCCAAATCTTCAGATTTTTACGAGAAGTGGTTTCCTTTCCTAGATTTCCTCTCTAAGGAAAATCTACTCGTTACAAGGCTACCGTATTATGAGATCGTTAATCCGGAAATTTAA